Below is a genomic region from Micropterus dolomieu isolate WLL.071019.BEF.003 ecotype Adirondacks linkage group LG08, ASM2129224v1, whole genome shotgun sequence.
TGCTGCACATGGAGGTGGTCCCCCCAGAGGACTTGAATCCTCACAGAGACCAAAGCTGTGATGCATTCCCACCCAGTCCCAGTGCGTCCTGAAGAAACTCTGATTTACCTTACCTTTACACTATTTAAGGGCAAggctgcttttttttaaatcccattAAATGCCCTAAAACCATCCTACTCAAGAGAGCGATCACACCAGTGCGCCCAAGAATATCACTGAACTGAAACGGTTTTGTAAGGAGGAATAGTCCAGAATTCCTCTTGGCtgttgttcaggtctgatctACTGCCCACATTTAAGACCAATTCGTGCAGAAATCCAGGAAATTCCAAAGCGTTGACACGCTTTTTCCTGCCACTGTACatagtttcatgtttaaaaaggcTCAGCCATTTCCAGGAGGAAATAGAGCAtctgttggggactattttcagcagtggatgaatccacatgtggtgctgtAGTGAgtgtttggggcagcaggacggtgtttgtgggactgagtcagaataaattACAGTGTTCATGAGGCTCACTTATGGTTTACTGGTTTTATAGtaacagaaggagaggagacgTCAGGGTGTGAGATACTCAGGACTAAGGGAGTAAACTCCCAGACGCTCACCTTACTGTGGTGACAGGATGAGCCCTCTCTGCAATGGCTGCTGGGATACATGCTTCCTCCTGACATTCTTTGATCAGAGTGTGTTTGATGCCGACACCAGCAGCCAGACCGCCCGCcgcctgcagacacacatcAGCCTCATTGACCTGTGGAAGGTAACTCACACCtgtcctcactgtgtgtgtagaCGCTGGACTCACCACGTTGTCCAGCAGTCCCGGGTACGTCTGCTTAGTGTTGGAGCGCCGAGCCAGCCACATGCTGACCTCCCCGGCTTCACCAACTGTGTAACCATTGAGATGGACTCCGTACCGCTTCACCCCGAAGAGACCTGCAGGCAGCGCCATGGTCAGCTCAAACAGCtccaataaaacacacacacacacacacacacacacacacacacacacacacacattatttatttatccgaTGAACACTTACTCGTAGCTGCTCTCTCCATCCACATCACAGGCGGGTCAGAGAACTTCTGCATCACGCTGTACTGCTGGAGGAGAGAAAGACGGCAATATGTTACAGGTGGGGTCGTTTTAGGTGTCAGGTCACTTTACAGTCCAGACCATGGTCAGTAGGTACGGAAACACAGAGGCACTGATTGGACCAAAAGACAGATCAGCATGAAAAGACCCCAAAAAGCCCAGGTGCAAACCTCAGTTGGTGGCTATAATACATAATCTAATAACTGATGCGGTCTCTCCTCAGGTCCTGATATAATGTCCTACAGCTGTGTGTCTCacctcatccctccatcctctgAGGCAGGTGAGGAAGTCCTCTTGTCTCAGGGTCTGCAGGACCGCGTCCACAGCCTCAGACCTCCTCCCGTAGGTGTCCAGACCTGGACAAAGCGCCACAGCGCCACCGCGCGGCGGGCTGAATACGTCCGGGTACCGGGTCAGCAGCGGGGCCACATGAGGAGGAATCCAACCCACCTGAGCTCCGTCCACCTCAAACCTGAAGCAGTGCGCGCGGAAGGAACCTGCGGAGACAAGGCGGAAGTGGTTTCACAGCGCAGACTGCGGGTTCCACCTGAACAGCGTCACTAAACTCACCTGGCAGGTAAAAGTTGTTCATCCTGCGGAGGAGCTGCAGCACCTTCTCTGACCAGCCGGAGTTCGCCATTTAAACTCCCCGAGAGACTTAACTGTGTTCCCACCGGTTTTTACTGTgagttcactttttcacactgaCACCATCACAGCCGCCCGCACTGCGCATGTCGGCTTCTGCTTCTTCgtatgctgcgttccatttacctcggaggtcggagctgggaatgacgtcacactaatacactaataaacagtataagtACAGCTTTGACTAACTGctgataccccgacagccatctcGGATCTGGAAGTGCGGTTCAATGAGGGGGCGTTCccattgaaattttgacctttacactcggaaattccgacttcccatgtcaactgGAACGcacccttcttcttcttctgcttcttcttcttcttcttcttcttctgcttcttcttctgctgctgctgctgctgctgctgcctcctgGCTGAGCAAACTGCGACTGATCTAAATATgtatcagtatttttaaaactatCATCTGTGTGCGCAGgtgggacatgtccccaccactttctgaaaaatagcaacaagaaatgtaagAAGACAAATGAAAGGCTTATTTGCACACTACGAAAACATGCACTGCtgtttaaatatagaagaaacaaatgtgcatcgTCCAAACAAAGATAAACTTAATCtaaaaaaacaagtataaacaaaatccctttaaataaaataaaacatttccaccataaacttGTGCAAAAAATATCACcataatgcaggaaattaagtgttgtGGGGGAGCCACTCACTCATATATTTTAgaattgaatatttcttcaaaatagtgtcaACTATCTGCTCATCTTGTTCCTGTGCACCCAATATTGTGCATCATCTCGTGAACTAAAAATGAATCGTAACCCCCTAGATCTGAGCCCTTTTGTCCCCACCGCAAAGGGTGGCCCTTGCCAATGTGTGTAGTATATTATATGTTAACTCTgaatctaataataataatacactacTAATACTGTTATGTAGTCAAATCCTATaccagtttatttattttttaatttaacctttattaTACCAGGAGAATTGAGATATCTCTTTTTAAAGGGAGACCTGGCAGAGAAGGACAGCAAAGGAGCTCCATGTTGAGTTTTTCCTAACTTAAACAACCCTGGGACTTTAAAGGCCGCACCCTGCTGGACTGTATTTGGTAAATACTGACTGCCGAGTTAAGCAGGCTGCAGAGGTATCTGGGTAATAAGCACAGGCCATGCATATAGTATATTCTATTTGACACATTTCTGTTGTTGATTAGTCCACATGTTGTATCCGGGATCTTAGAGGTAACACGTTCCCCCAGTGTAGCTGCACAAAACCCTGCAATGATTGAAATTATTGATCTAGAAATATATCTCGCCAAAGCCTTTTTGTGatgaggtaataaaaacactttggtgtgtgaaaacagattttaaattgtaaataatAGCCATAGTTTAAAAGATAACCATGGTAACTGAGAACATGACCAATCCAGACTAATGTTTTTGTCAGACCAAAATTCAGTACAGTGAAGTCCTTGTGTAgatataaattatgtttttaaatcatTGACCTAATAAGGATTGCTTGTGAAATACAGACACTTTtttgttcacgctgtacacccacgactgcttCCCCCGACATGGAGCGAAATCTGTTGTGAAGTGTGCGGACGACACCgccatcatcggccggatttcaaacaaggctgagacttcatatcgggaagaaattcataatcttgtagagtggttctcagagaacaacctactgctcaacatcagcaaaactaaggagctgatggttgatttcaggaagaaggagataaagacacacactcctgtctacatcagtggagctgaggtggagcaggtgaacagtttcaggttcctgggaatcagcatcacagagaacctgacatggtcgtctcacatctccacgctggtgaagaaaacTCAGAAACGACtttttcttgaggaagcttaagaatgtgccaagttcttgttaACGTTTACAGAgaagcaatagaaagcatcctgactggaaacatcactaacaaagggggcacggcccaggaccggagggctctgcagcgggtgattaaaactgctcagaagatcattggtacccatctcctgagcatcagggatatctgtgaggtgaggtgcctgcagagcccaaaggatactaaaggacagtacccacccagccacagcctgttcaccctgctgccttctgggaagagNNNNNNNNNNNNNNNNNNNNNNNNNNNNNNNNNNNNNNNNNNNNNNNNNNNNNNNNNNNNNNNNNNNNNNNNNNNNNNNNNNNNNNNNNNNNNNNNNNNNaaagaacatctttttcttctgttctctacttgttatagttacacagtattaggggtgtgggctgtattaaaagtatccactgttctcccatgctctaacacacagtaacgatgaaatgtgtgctgttctcacattcttcctctgtatgtacacataaacaacaaggcagggaaatataaaaggaatttattttattgtttgggtacattattgttcagtgtacatgctcacatctgaaacaaactttacgtgcttgataactctcccaccccgcagacatctacacgtcaataccgatttatattcatagcggcaagtgctatgtagctccacataggggacacaggaagtgacatatagcacattcatgcggcgtcggaaccgcgtaggaaattcacagccgcaccggcagagctccagaatgtgcaactcggccggctcacgcgcggacgcgctacaagtgcgagggcccgcccaacgctgcttgcagctttaatattcaAGTTAAATTCTTTTATACTTTGGCAGGTTTTCCTATGTTCTCTAGATCCAACCTAGCCAGTGAACAGGCCTGTAAACTGTTACAATATGTCAACTGTTTGTGTAGCTCGATCTCTACATGTTATAGggtattttcacacatttgataTCTTGAGGTGTTATTTCCACATCTTTGTCGTTAtctgttctttcttttaatGCCAGGGGTCTGAGAAATAATTTAACACGCAAAGCAGTTTTCTTATTTATCAAGAAGTTTAAAAGTGATTTCTGTTTCCTACAAGAGTCTCACTGCACCAAGGATGACTTGCCTTTTTGGAAGACTCAGTGGGGTAAAGACTTATAGGGAGCTCAGGGATCTGAAAGGTAAGCTCGTGTTACTATTCTGAAAGACAACTTTCCTGGTGAGATTATTCACCATTACGACGACCTACACAGTCACTTATCATTATGGTACTCTCTGTTtgtcaaaaaacatttattataattaagaTTTACAGTTATACTTGCTctgaaaattatgttttgttggATATACTAGAAGAGAAAACACTTTACTAAGTACCCTAattcttttttgatttttggaggAGACTAATGTTGTATTAAACAGTAATTTAGATAGATTTCCACCAAAGATATCTAGTTTAACCATCATAAGATCTCATGGAAAATTTCATCTAATTGATGTATGGAGCTCCCACAACCTATCCAAACAATCTGGACTTGACTATTGTCTCTCAGAAATATGACTTGGACCATATTCACTTTAATGTCTATGCTGCTCCCTTCTCTGACCATAAGGCAATTATTTTAAAGATTAAGGTTTCCTCTACACTGCATATTCCTAGAgcatataattaataatacttaATAATAGCCTTCTTTCACATAAAAACGTCATAAATTATATTACATATAATCAAGACTCACTGGGAAGAAGCCTGTAAGAAAAAGTAATTTGGTCAACAATGAGAACTCTTAAAATTTGAAATAGGCAAATATATGCTATCCTATAGCCGCAATTTAGCAAAACTTagacaaaagaaagaagatAGGCTGACATCAAAACTACTGAAAACCTTTCTGAGGAGGAGTTACTGTAGCTTAGTGAATGTCAAACTTATTTTGACATCTACAGACAAAAGCCCAGGGGGCTCATCCATTGATGCTCAAAAAATTAACGGCCATCTCGTTACTGACCACAAAGTAATTGATTCCTTATGCTCAGAGTTTTATAGTAAACTTTACACCTCCAACTTCTCAGAAGAGAAAACTTCTCAACTTCTAAACTGTATTAAAACTTACAAAACAAAGATTATAGAGCACTTTGTGACAGCAAAATGACTCACGATGACGTTCTGAATGCTGTTCTGAAACTCAAAAATAACAAATCTCCAGCCAACGACGGACTCACTTTAGAATTTTATAAGAAGTTCTGTAATAAAATGACCCCCTTTCTTTTCAATGTCATTTCTGAAAGTATTGAATGTGGAATGCTGCCACCTACATTATCGCAAGGCCTTATCACCCTCATCCCAAAACCCCAAAAAGACTTACTTCTGATAGACAACTGGCGCCCTATCTGTTTGCTCAGTAATGACTACAAAGTATTTGCTCTTATTCTTGccaatagaataaaaaaaaaaccaaaaaccttAGCTTCTATAACTGACGAATTACAGTTAGGGTTTATGTCTAACAGACATGTTGCAAACAATGTTAGGCTGGTTCTGGATCTATTACATTACTCTGAACTCATTAATGATAATAGCTTTATtctgtttttagatttttataaGGCCTTTGATTCCCTAGAacacaaatttatttataaatcacTGTTCAAATTTGGTTATGGCAACTATTTCTGTGATTTTATCAAAACACTTTACTCAAACAGTAATACTTCAATCAAACTTAAATATGGGACCTCACCCCGGATTCAGTTATCTTGAGGAGTTCGTCAAGGCTGCCCGGTCTCTCCCTACTTATTCCTCCTTGCCGCTCATCTCCTCTACacgttaattcattcaagtccTATTCAAGGCATCTCTCTTGCTGGCAGATGGATTACCATAAGTCAGGTGACTGATGACACTCCACATTTTTTTTGGCAGACTCAAACCAAATTCATGCTGCCATTAAACGCATTGAAATATTCTCTGCGGCATCAGGTCTTCAACTAAATACTAAAAAGTGTGAGCTATTACCCATTCAACAGTGAACATCTTTCTTCATA
It encodes:
- the tpk2 gene encoding thiamin pyrophosphokinase 2 isoform X1; translation: MANSGWSEKVLQLLRRMNNFYLPGSFRAHCFRFEVDGAQVGWIPPHVAPLLTRYPDVFSPPRGGAVALCPGLDTYGRRSEAVDAVLQTLRQEDFLTCLRGWRDEQYSVMQKFSDPPVMWMERAATSLFGVKRYGVHLNGYTVGEAGEVSMWLARRSNTKQTYPGLLDNVVSPASTHTVRTGVSYLPQVNEADVCLQAAGGLAAGVGIKHTLIKECQEEACIPAAIAERAHPVTTVSYTYEDEEGVFAESQFVFDLELPLDFKPKVGDGEVHDFYLLPIEEVKDLIATEDFKPNCAMVVLDFLIRHSFIEPDTEPHYQDFVAALHQTL
- the tpk2 gene encoding thiamin pyrophosphokinase 2 isoform X2, with the protein product MANSGWSEKVLQLLRRMNNFYLPGSFRAHCFRFEVDGAQVGWIPPHVAPLLTRYPDVFSPPRGGAVALCPGLDTYGRRSEAVDAVLQTLRQEDFLTCLRGWRDEQYSVMQKFSDPPVMWMERAATSLFGVKRYGVHLNGYTVGEAGEVSMWLARRSNTKQTYPGLLDNVAAGGLAAGVGIKHTLIKECQEEACIPAAIAERAHPVTTVSYTYEDEEGVFAESQFVFDLELPLDFKPKVGDGEVHDFYLLPIEEVKDLIATEDFKPNCAMVVLDFLIRHSFIEPDTEPHYQDFVAALHQTL
- the tpk2 gene encoding thiamin pyrophosphokinase 2 isoform X3, yielding MANSGWSEKVLQLLRRMNNFYLPGSFRAHCFRFEVDGAQVGWIPPHVAPLLTRYPDVFSPPRGGAVALCPGLDTYGRRSEAVDAVLQTLRQEDFLTCLRGWRDEYSVMQKFSDPPVMWMERAATSLFGVKRYGVHLNGYTVGEAGEVSMWLARRSNTKQTYPGLLDNVAAGGLAAGVGIKHTLIKECQEEACIPAAIAERAHPVTTVSYTYEDEEGVFAESQFVFDLELPLDFKPKVGDGEVHDFYLLPIEEVKDLIATEDFKPNCAMVVLDFLIRHSFIEPDTEPHYQDFVAALHQTL